The following proteins come from a genomic window of Sorex araneus isolate mSorAra2 chromosome 1, mSorAra2.pri, whole genome shotgun sequence:
- the ZNF131 gene encoding zinc finger protein 131 isoform X4, producing the protein MKSHSTESFKCEICNKRYLRESAWKQHLNCYHLEEGGVSKKQRTGKKIHICQYCDKQFDHFGHFKEHLRKHTGEKPFECPNCHERFARNSTLKCHLTACQTGVGAKKGRKKLYECQVCNSVFNSWDQFKDHLVIHTGDKPNHCTLCDLWFMQGNELSRHLSDTHNISERLVTEEVLSVETRVQTEPVTSMTIIEQVGKVHVLPLLQVQVDSAQVTVEQVHPDLLQDGQVHDSHMSELPEQVQVSYLEVGRIQTEEGTEVHVEELHVERVNQMPMEIQTELLEADLDQVAPEIMNQEEEREASQVDAAEIVREDHEDADGVATRSPVDSQAEKAGNENRTPIPVLD; encoded by the exons ATGAAATCACACTCCACTGAGAGTTTCAAGTGTGAAATATGCAATAAAAGGTATCTTCGGGAGAGTGCATGGAAACAGCACCTCAATTGTTACCACCTCGAAGAAGGTGGAGTAAGTAAGAAGCAAAGAACTGGGAAAAAAATTCACATATGTCAGTACTGTGATAAACAGTTTGATCATTTTGGACATTTTAAAGAGCATCTTCGAAAACATACAG gtGAAAAACCGTTTGAATGTCCAAATTGCCATGAACGGTTTGCTAGAAATAGCACTCTCAAATGTCACCTGACAGCATGCCAAACTGGAGTGGGGgctaaaaagggaagaaagaagctTTATGAATGTCAG GTCTGTAACAGTGTGTTCAACAGCTGGGACCAGTTCAAAGATCACTTGGTGATACACACTGGAGATAAACCCAACCATTGTACTTTATGTGACTTGTGGTTTATGCAAGGAAATGAATTAAGTAGGCATCTCAGTGATACTCATAATATTTCAGAGCGGCTAGTAACAGAAGAAGTTCTTTCAGTAGAAACCCGTGTGCAGACTGAGCCTGTGACGTCAATGACTATTATAGAACAAGTCGGGAAGGTCCATGTGTTGCCATTGCTTCAGGTGCAGGTGGACTCGGCACAAGTTACTGTCGAACAGGTCCATCCAGATCTGCTGCAGGATGGCCAAGTGCATGATTCACACATGAGTGAGCTTCCAGAGCAGGTGCAGGTGAGTTACTTGGAAGTAGGTCGaattcagactgaagaaggtacTGAAGTACATGTAGAGGAGCTCCATGTTGAACGGGTCAATCAGATGCCAATGGAAATACAAACTGAGCTTCTGGAAGCAGACTTGGATCAGGTGGCCCCGGAAATCATGAaccaggaagaggagagagaagctaGCCAAGTAGATGCTGCTGAAATTGTCAGGGAAGATCACGAGGATGCTGATGGTGTAGCGACCAGATCGCCAGTGGATTCCCAAGCTGAAAAGGCAGGGAATGAAAACAGAACACCTATACCAGTTCTAGACTGA